The genomic DNA GTCCATGTCTCGCGGCTCAACAAGAAATATCCCGTCACCGACATCAGCGCCACGGGCCTCGGCTTTGCCTTTGAAAAACCGCGCGTCAAAGGCGGGGTGGAGCTGGTCATGACCATCATCGTCGATGGCAAGGTGGCGGCCAAGGACGTGCAGTGCAAGGTCATGCGCCACGAGCGCGGCTCGGTGGGCTGCGTGTTCGTGGACCTCGACCGCGCCCAGGATGATGCGGTCCACGCCATCGTGCTGCGCGGCCAAAAAGAGCAGGCCGCCAGAAAGGCCGCCCAGAAGAACCGCGACTTCAAGATTCCGGAGTGATCCCGGCTAGACTTTGCGCCTCAACTCCCCGATGAACACATCCAGATCGTTGGGCTCCCCCGGCGCGTGGTCCTCCGGATACAGCAGCGCGGTCATGAAGAAAACGCTGCCGATGCGCAGGGCCGTGCTCGCGCTCATGGAGAACTGCTCAAGCCGCTGGGCAATGGCCTTGCCCTCGTCCCCTTCCAGTCTTTTGGTGATTTTCCAGGCGTCCTCGTTCAGAGAGGCCAGCAATTCGGCCTTGGCCTCGGCCTTGATCTGAAAGGCCCGCTGTCCTTGGCCCGCCAGGACCGCGTCGGCCTCCCGCTCCAGCCGCCGGACCTCGTCCGCCTTTTTCTCAAGAAACTCTATCAATTCTTCAAGCACTTGTTTTTGCATGATCTCTCCTGGTTCTCTCCAGTGTAACCGCCCCTGCTCAAGAAAACAAGGACAGCGGCCACCACAGGCGCTCCGCCTGCCCGCGCCACTGCCGCGCGGCGAGGATTTGCTGGACATCGACACCGATTGGTCATACCTCATGGGCTGCCAGAAAACGGTCATTACGGGTATTTCGGAGGACAGGAAGTTGAGCATTCTCTCCGCCAGCCTCGGGCTGACGCGCTACCGGATCATCGAGGACGTTCCTGCGGACCTGCTGCGCCAGGTGCCGGAGAAACTGCGCCAGTTCTGCTTCGTGGACATCGACGCCACAGCGGAGGAGCGCTCGTTCGGCTGGACCAACATCGACGACATGCTGGACATGAACTGGACCAAGTCGCCACCGGAAAAAGCCGAGTATTTCGCCTTTGGCCTGCGCCTCGACACCCGCCGGATTTCGCCCGCGGTGCTCAAGAAGCACACCACCATCGCCCTGAACAGGGAGCTTGAACACAACAAGGAGCAGGGCAAGAACTTCGTCTCGCGCGACCGCAAGCGCGAGATCAAGGAACAGACCACCCTGCGGCTGCGCGCCCGCACCTTCCCCATCCCGGCGGTCTTCGACCTCATCTGGAACCCAGGTGCCAACCGCGTCTACCTGTCCACCACCAACGCCAAGGTGCGCGCCCTGTTCGAGGACTACTTCACCCTCACCTTCGATCTGCACCTTGAGCCGCTGACCCCGTTCTTCATGGCCATGGACCTGCTTGGCGAAGACGCCGCGCCCAGGCTCGAACACCTCGACCCGACCATCTTCGTATAAGGATCTGACGCCATGGATCTCTCCCTCGTCGAACGCGAAAACGTCCTGCTGGGCCAGGATTTCCTGACCTGGCTGTGGTTCAAGACCGACAGCGAAACCGTCCTCTTCTCCCTTGCGGACAAGCGCACCTTCAGCCTCCAGATGGAGCAGCGCGTCTCGGTCCAGGGCGGCGAGGGCGAGGGGCTGGAAACAGCCACCGTCTCCAGCCCGCGCGGCGAGCTGACCGAGGCCAAGACCGGCTTGCGCACCGGCAAGAAGGTCAACAAGGCCCAGCTGCTCTTCACCATGGATCAGGACCAGTGGCTGGTCCAGGTCAATGCTGCGGATTTCGGCCTCTCCGGCCTCAAGACCCCCAAGATCTCGACCAAGGACGACGAGGGCGAGGACACGGACGGCAAGTTCCTCGAAAAACTCTTTCTGCTTGAGCGGTGCCTGGAGATGTTCGACATCGTCTTCGCCCAGTTCCTGGGGCTGCGCATGAGCAAGGACTGGGCCGCTGAAACGGCCAGGGTCAAGCGCTGGATCAACGACTGAGACCAGGGAACCCCATGACATCCCCGGTTCGCATAGCCTGCTTTGGCGACAGCCTGACCGAAGGGTACGGCCTGCGCCCCGGCCAGGCCCTCCCGGCGGTGCTTGAACGGCTGCTCGACGAAGAGGGGATGCGCACCCGGTGCCTGAACTTCGGCGTGTCAGGCGACACCGCCTCCGACGGCCTCAGGCGCATCGACACGGTGCTCAAGGCCGTGCCTGACGCTGCTGTGGTGGCCTTCGGCGCCAACGACTGCTTTCAGGGCGACCCGGTCCCCCTGGTGCGGGCGACCCTGGGCCGGATCATCAAGACCCTGCTTGACCGCTCCATCCCGGTCCTGCTGGTGGGCATCACCGCCGCGCTCAATCCCGACGCAGAGTACAGACGCGCCTTTTACCCCATATTCACATCCCTGGCCGCAGAACACGGGCTGGACCTGTTCCCGGACATCCTTGTCAGCTACTCCGGCAACCCGGCCCTGACCCTGCCGGACGGGCTGCACCCCTCGGCCTCCGGGGTGGAAGCCATTGCCCGCGACCTGCTGCCCCAGGTCAGGCAGCTCGCTCTTTCCGCCCGCTAATCCCCTTTTTCGGCCTCGACAATCCTGCGCTTCATCCGGTGGACAACCACCGCCAGGACCACGCCCGCCGCGAGAAGGGCCACCGCCGCCTCGACCGAGGCCCGGCCCGTGATGCCCGAATGGAGCAGATGGCCGCCCGAGGCCAGGAGCAGCGTCTCGGGCAGCATGCACAGCCATGTCAGAAACACGAAGGGCAGCGGCCTGACCGAAACAATGCCCAGAAGATAGCTGGTCGCGGGAAACGGCATAACCGGGATCAGACGGCTCAGGGCCAGGACTCGAAGCGGATGGGAGACGCTCAGCCGCTGCATCGCCCTGAAGACCGGATGCTCCCCGTAGCGCCGGACAATGACCCGGCGCAGCCCGTGGCGGGCGGCCAGGAACGCGCCCAAAGCCCCGATGGTCATGCCGATGCTCGCCAGGAGCCCGCCGAGCTTCCAGCCGAACATGGCCCCGGCGGCCACGGTGAAGAGCGATTGCGGCACCAGCAGCATGACGGCCACGGCGTTGATGGTCACAAAGACCGCACCGGCAAGACTGCCCTGGGCCGCCACAAAGGCGGAGAGCAGGGTCATGCCCCCGCCGCCCCAGTGCTCCATGGCCCACGAGACCGCGCCGAGCACGGCCAACACCGCTCCGACCTTGAGGATAGTCCGCCACACCCCGCCGTTATGCCCGTGTTCCATGTTCACAAGAGATCGCTGCTCCGGATTTTGCGTCTTGAACTCGCCGCGCGGATACCATAGCGTACCGCTCAGGATTCCCCTGTCCGGCCATGATCTCCTGTGTACGGCGAATCGGCCGGAAATTGAAGAGGGAAAATCCGCAGAGGAGCACCATGCGCTACAAGCTGCAAATGATGAACACGGACTTCGGGGTCGGCATGTTCGCCGCCCTGCCCGATGTCAACCTGAGCTTCAACGAGATGGCGGCCCATCTCCGCACATATCCGTATGACGACTTCATGCACGAGTTCGTGCTCCAGGGGTTCAAGGAATTCCGCCCCCGCAAGATCGAAAAACTCATCAGCGAGGTCATGGCCGACACGGGCGCGTCCGACCCGGTCATGACCGCGGTCATGTACGAGGCGTGCCTCTGCCACCAGCGGCTGCGCTCCCTGCTGCCCCTGTTCGACGGCCTGGACCCGGCAAGCCTGCTGCCGCACACCCCGGCCATCCACATCCGCTCGAACCTGCTCGCGGACCAACCCCTGCACCGGGAGTGGATCAAGGTTTTCAGCGACAACATCTTCGGCCTGGCCCCCCTGCCCGCACCGGACGCGACCGGCCTGCCCCCGCTCTTTTCGCCGCAGGATCTGGAGCGGCCCGCGCCCATGGCCGCCGCCGAGGTGCGGCGATCCCTGGAGGGGAAACTTCCAGAGCCAAAACCCAGGCGCCCCCTGGCCGAGACCATTCAATTCGCCCTGGCCGCCCTGGAAAAGGCGGACGCCTTTCTCGGCCCGGCCATGGAACACAAGGCGTCACTGTCGCCCGTGGCCCGGCTGCGCCACTGGATGCCCAAGACGCGCTGCGTCAATGGCCGGATGAACAATGGCCTGGAAGGCATCCAGACCTGCTATGGCCGGGGGCTCACGCCGGAACGGGCCGAGGCGTCCTACGCCATGGAGATGGCCGAGCGGTTCTCGTCCTATGCCAGCTTCGGCCCCAGGGGCGTGCTGGGCTATGCCAACGACTACCCGCTCACCCGCGCCACCCAGGACGAGCTTGCAGCCGAGGCCCTTGATCTGCGCGCCATGCGCCTTGAGGTGCCCTATGCCGGGCAGACCCTGCACTGGTTCACCGGGCACACGCCGGACAGCGCGGGCGGCACGGTCCCCCTGCTCATCCCGGCCCAGCTCGTGTTCCTGTTCTGCAACCTCGACGAGCAGTCGCTGTTCTCGGCCCTGGGGTCCACCGGGCTGGCCTCGGGCAACACCCTGGCCGAGGCCAAGGTGGCCGCCCTGACCGAGGTCATCGAGCGCGACAGCGACGCCACC from Pseudodesulfovibrio aespoeensis Aspo-2 includes the following:
- a CDS encoding YcaO-like family protein is translated as MRYKLQMMNTDFGVGMFAALPDVNLSFNEMAAHLRTYPYDDFMHEFVLQGFKEFRPRKIEKLISEVMADTGASDPVMTAVMYEACLCHQRLRSLLPLFDGLDPASLLPHTPAIHIRSNLLADQPLHREWIKVFSDNIFGLAPLPAPDATGLPPLFSPQDLERPAPMAAAEVRRSLEGKLPEPKPRRPLAETIQFALAALEKADAFLGPAMEHKASLSPVARLRHWMPKTRCVNGRMNNGLEGIQTCYGRGLTPERAEASYAMEMAERFSSYASFGPRGVLGYANDYPLTRATQDELAAEALDLRAMRLEVPYAGQTLHWFTGHTPDSAGGTVPLLIPAQLVFLFCNLDEQSLFSALGSTGLASGNTLAEAKVAALTEVIERDSDATTLFDPARCFRLESGDPEIARLLAAYEADGVHVWFMDVTTELGVPCYKSVVLGNLGDVNKGSGCSLNGRAALVSAMTETAYPHPGPKSGPAPDNLPVRRLEDLPDLSTGSAEGDLMVLEATLLANGCCPAYADLTRKDLGIPVVRALIPGLEIISDFDQYSRVSPRLYANYLDMFR
- a CDS encoding arylesterase, whose protein sequence is MTSPVRIACFGDSLTEGYGLRPGQALPAVLERLLDEEGMRTRCLNFGVSGDTASDGLRRIDTVLKAVPDAAVVAFGANDCFQGDPVPLVRATLGRIIKTLLDRSIPVLLVGITAALNPDAEYRRAFYPIFTSLAAEHGLDLFPDILVSYSGNPALTLPDGLHPSASGVEAIARDLLPQVRQLALSAR
- a CDS encoding TVP38/TMEM64 family protein, producing the protein MEHGHNGGVWRTILKVGAVLAVLGAVSWAMEHWGGGGMTLLSAFVAAQGSLAGAVFVTINAVAVMLLVPQSLFTVAAGAMFGWKLGGLLASIGMTIGALGAFLAARHGLRRVIVRRYGEHPVFRAMQRLSVSHPLRVLALSRLIPVMPFPATSYLLGIVSVRPLPFVFLTWLCMLPETLLLASGGHLLHSGITGRASVEAAVALLAAGVVLAVVVHRMKRRIVEAEKGD
- a CDS encoding PilZ domain-containing protein, which gives rise to MGFLDFFTNLFARSGKAKSRAKKKSAKKTQAPKSAPAAKGGKKGSGDEFGVSLAKAKEKKRKKSTQVSAAPIDEKALGFSISLKGEDAQSKKREALRIRVDNLFVHVSRLNKKYPVTDISATGLGFAFEKPRVKGGVELVMTIIVDGKVAAKDVQCKVMRHERGSVGCVFVDLDRAQDDAVHAIVLRGQKEQAARKAAQKNRDFKIPE
- a CDS encoding recombination-associated protein RdgC, coding for MSILSASLGLTRYRIIEDVPADLLRQVPEKLRQFCFVDIDATAEERSFGWTNIDDMLDMNWTKSPPEKAEYFAFGLRLDTRRISPAVLKKHTTIALNRELEHNKEQGKNFVSRDRKREIKEQTTLRLRARTFPIPAVFDLIWNPGANRVYLSTTNAKVRALFEDYFTLTFDLHLEPLTPFFMAMDLLGEDAAPRLEHLDPTIFV